TCCTGGCCTCTGGCGTGCTGGCCGCCTCGTACTCATCCCAAAGCTCCGTTATCTGGTCCCGGGTGTGAGTCGGGAGAGGTTGAAGAAGTTGCAGGAGATCCTCTCGCTCCTTCGCGCTCTTGTCTTCTCCGGGTTTCTGCTCAATTGCGGGAATATCGCCGCCGATCGCCTCTCCCAGGTCGTGGATAATGCACATCTTGACCAGTCGTGCAAAGTCGACCTCCGGGAACTGCTCTTCCAGTACGACGGACATGAGGCAGAGTCGCCATGTATGCGCAGCGACGCTCTCCGGACGACCCTCGGTCGTGAATGCCGTTCGCGTTAGATCCTTCAGTCGTTCCGCATCGCGGAGAAACTGCAGCGTCCCGAGTAGCTCTGAATTCTTCATGTGCCCGCGTGCGCTCGACAATAGATTCTAGAAGGAATAACCGACGTGCAGTCCGGGCCAGATTAGGTACTCGTCTTCGACGATCAATCCGTAAAGCGTTCCGCGAAAAACGAACCCTCCCTGTGCACGGTACTCGAAGCCGACTCCGAGATACCCGAACAGTTCGCCTCCGGCGGGACCATCGTCGAAACTGCCGGTAACGGGAACGATTCCGGCGGTGGCAAACGGCGTTCCGTCCTTCGGCAAGAAGTATGCTCGAACGCCGACAGGAAATGCGGCGGCAAAGGCCCCGCTTCCGCCGAGTGCGGCGAACCCGACTTCAAATCCAATGGTTTTCGAAACCATTCGCTGGTAAGAGAAACTGTACAACGCAGCCTTTCCAAGCAATTCGATGCCGAAGTCACTTCGCAGAGAATCTCTGACCTGCCCGACTGCCGGCTGAACCATACCAAGTCCGAGAATGATGGCGGAAAAGCAACGAAGTGTCTTCCTTTTCATCAGGCGATACCTGTGCAGATGGGTTGGACGCTCGCAATGTCGAGATAACGAGGCACTTCAACAACGAATTGTGGTAGAGCTGACTACCTGACCACAATAAACATCCTGGAGAACGCAGCCTTCGCGTCCTCAATTCTGGCGACATAGACGCCGGGCGACAGACCGGTCAC
This genomic stretch from Rhodothermales bacterium harbors:
- a CDS encoding HD domain-containing protein, which gives rise to MKNSELLGTLQFLRDAERLKDLTRTAFTTEGRPESVAAHTWRLCLMSVVLEEQFPEVDFARLVKMCIIHDLGEAIGGDIPAIEQKPGEDKSAKEREDLLQLLQPLPTHTRDQITELWDEYEAASTPEARIAKALDKLETILQHNQGKNPEDFDYNFNLDYGKQYTKGDPVIEQIRSILDRETEMRADKSR